Proteins co-encoded in one Candidatus Thiodictyon syntrophicum genomic window:
- a CDS encoding polysaccharide deacetylase family protein yields the protein MDPTPDALCPGCFTDPGGTHPCPHCGYAAARRARTLTLLLAALWGPAMAADDPSVASDYQAVAGHTPAAGDPPIASPAPTDPWAPAPTSVPVVPAPATVTAPLVEAPPPRHQGSLDLRVQPVPPSTAVPAPESLSAPAPDPVTPPLGQVAEPVSGPGSAAILAACWTPEQLKGRPGERKIKQRLPADHSPPERLLARHPYPPLGGEFARSLRSVTPVNGRKLIALTFDLCEQSNEVTGYDGELVDTLRAANAKATFYAGGKWMRSHPERTRQLMADPLFELGNHAWTHGNLRVLDGREMEDQIHWTQAQYELLREDLLARPCAQPHAAAGHDSIPVLPQTFRYPYGTCNATSLAAVAAAGLYPVQWSIVTGDPAAGQSAAQIVRGVLASLKPGAIVVAHGNGRGWHTAEAMKTLIPALRKRGYDLVTVSELIAAGTPHLVDECYEEKPGDNHRYDKLFGKGTE from the coding sequence ATGGACCCAACCCCCGACGCACTCTGCCCCGGCTGTTTCACCGACCCTGGCGGCACGCACCCCTGCCCCCACTGCGGCTACGCGGCGGCCCGACGCGCCCGAACCCTGACCCTGCTCCTGGCTGCCCTGTGGGGACCGGCCATGGCGGCGGATGACCCGAGCGTCGCGAGCGACTACCAAGCGGTCGCGGGCCATACGCCCGCCGCGGGTGATCCGCCGATCGCGAGCCCCGCCCCGACCGACCCTTGGGCGCCCGCACCTACGTCTGTTCCGGTCGTGCCCGCACCCGCGACGGTGACTGCGCCGCTCGTCGAGGCCCCACCCCCGCGGCACCAGGGGTCCCTCGACCTGAGGGTCCAACCCGTCCCGCCGTCGACGGCGGTGCCTGCACCCGAGTCCCTGAGTGCGCCCGCGCCCGACCCGGTGACGCCGCCCCTCGGCCAGGTCGCAGAACCCGTCTCCGGACCCGGCTCCGCGGCCATCCTCGCCGCCTGCTGGACGCCGGAGCAACTCAAGGGCCGCCCCGGCGAGCGCAAGATCAAACAGCGGCTGCCCGCCGACCACAGTCCGCCGGAGCGGCTGCTGGCCCGCCATCCCTATCCGCCGCTCGGGGGCGAGTTCGCCCGCTCCCTGCGCTCGGTGACACCCGTCAACGGCCGCAAGCTCATCGCCCTCACCTTCGACCTGTGCGAACAGTCGAACGAGGTTACCGGCTATGACGGCGAGTTGGTCGACACCCTGCGCGCCGCCAACGCCAAGGCCACCTTCTACGCCGGCGGCAAGTGGATGCGCTCCCACCCCGAGCGCACCCGGCAGTTGATGGCGGACCCCCTGTTCGAGCTCGGCAACCACGCCTGGACCCACGGCAACCTGCGCGTCCTTGATGGTCGGGAAATGGAGGATCAGATCCACTGGACCCAGGCCCAATACGAACTGCTGCGCGAGGACCTGCTGGCGCGCCCCTGCGCCCAGCCCCATGCCGCCGCGGGGCACGACAGTATCCCCGTCCTGCCCCAGACCTTCCGCTACCCCTATGGCACCTGTAACGCCACCTCACTCGCGGCCGTAGCCGCCGCCGGGCTCTATCCGGTGCAGTGGAGCATCGTCACCGGCGACCCCGCCGCGGGTCAGTCCGCGGCGCAGATCGTCCGGGGGGTCCTGGCCAGCCTCAAGCCCGGGGCCATCGTCGTCGCCCACGGCAACGGCCGCGGCTGGCACACGGCGGAGGCCATGAAGACCCTGATCCCGGCGCTGCGCAAACGCGGTTACGACCTCGTCACCGTCAGCGAGCTGATCGCTGCCGGCACCCCGCACCTGGTCGATGAATGCTATGAGGAAAAACCCGGCGACAATCACCGCTATGACAAGCTCTTCGGGAAGGGGACCGAATGA
- a CDS encoding DEAD/DEAH box helicase: MADPRTRYDALSPDEQRILRVLSVVCEPISQTVLQKVLDVLGWRGQDRAPLSRLMGKALRERLLGEGLIEKRQNNLSCHPDLLEPLTRESVADGTFPAIAKAAERSVPMGPSWMQPSEERRLRTLRLALYAGQEKKVLELLGLTGSESASQVRYSQVALLTGVCTRAADPQWLAGLAPRLQILALCPFLREAALDLIASPATDALAQRLLTPLAAAHPDAAAALVEQRLLRGRLTEVPALLTGRSDPEALTLHGWLSFMQGDYAQAIERFAAAELALRKVTRKRNFYTPGIPGVLYLMALLRRGGRADLELVGKQVTLCLRANVTDPVAYAYRLIGDLAAVLAGQMRLQESVWLRDTLSVQGAFPILCQALVLGWLGKPLAPEAEPALVACAQAAAGAGLHWYAHEAVAALRTGGYKGELPALGEPPAGLVLMTGLLTPKPAWEIALEALKGLGAQPAAGETDAGPASEFDQRMAWLLDLHPDWVTLDPREQKRMKRGGWTPGRAVSLMKLTEETDGFAYLTPQDRAILACIVKEQEQTWYGGAQRTVYRLDQDRALLAAVGHPLVIRASAPDTPVELTRGGPTLAAVRRSKDIRVSIEPFPPADRMVLPVEEAPQRIRLVAFDARHRQIARILGPDGLLVPKGAEARLLEGLTAVAPLLTVHSDIGGGAAGSAETVPADPRPHLHLAPSDAGLSLELHVHPFGETGPELRPGQGGATLFTERAGLTVRCTRDLKAEVAAAQAVPARCPELAGADGWSWYLDDPEQALTALEQIHALGDAVVLDWPQGKRIALSAEAHLGQMRVAVKKQGDWLAIGGTLTLADGRVLAMRELLELAAAARGRFVRLGEDDFLILSNALRRRLEGLRGLTEAGRFHPLAAPAIAELVEGMEVESAPVWKALLARLAAMRDLEPQLPSTLQAELRDYQAEGYRWLARLAYWGAGACLADDMGLGKTVQALALILARAPQGPTLVLAPMSVCANWIVEAQRFAPTLRPQRFGPGDRAAVLKEAGPFDLIVCSYGLLQSEGERLAQVQWETIVADEAQAFKNTLTKRSQAIMRLTGGFRMIATGTPIENHLGEIWNLFQFINPGLLGSLESFNRRFANPIELNKDQGARARLRQLLRPFILRRLKSEVLAELPPRTEITLQLELSEGEMALYEAMRRQAIERLEQSPEANAGQQRMQLLAEIMRLRRACCHPQLALPNSELPSAKLDAFAEIVEDLLENRHKALVFSQFVDHLRLIRAHLDARGIRYQYLDGSTPETQRRAAVAAFQAGEGDLFLISLRAGGVGLNLTAADYVIHMDPWWNPAVEDQASDRAHRIGQERPVTVYRLVAKGTIEEQILKLHAAKRDLADGLLEGAGDGGRLSYADMLALVRGVEGDA, encoded by the coding sequence GTGGCTGATCCGCGCACGCGCTACGACGCCTTGAGCCCGGACGAGCAGCGCATCCTGCGTGTGCTGTCGGTGGTTTGCGAGCCGATCAGCCAAACCGTCCTGCAGAAGGTCCTGGACGTCCTGGGCTGGCGCGGCCAGGACCGCGCCCCACTCTCCCGCCTGATGGGCAAGGCCTTGCGCGAACGGCTGCTGGGAGAGGGGCTCATCGAGAAACGCCAGAACAACCTGAGCTGTCACCCGGACCTGCTCGAACCACTGACCCGCGAGAGCGTCGCCGACGGGACCTTCCCTGCCATCGCCAAGGCGGCGGAGCGCAGCGTCCCGATGGGCCCGAGCTGGATGCAGCCGAGCGAGGAGCGCCGCTTGCGCACCCTGCGCCTGGCACTCTACGCCGGGCAGGAGAAAAAGGTGCTGGAGCTGCTCGGGCTCACGGGCAGCGAGTCCGCGAGCCAGGTCCGCTACTCCCAGGTGGCCCTGCTGACCGGGGTCTGCACCCGCGCGGCGGACCCGCAATGGCTCGCCGGGCTGGCGCCCCGGCTCCAGATTCTGGCCCTGTGCCCGTTCCTGCGCGAGGCGGCGTTAGATCTCATCGCCAGCCCCGCCACCGATGCGCTGGCGCAGCGCCTCCTGACCCCCCTGGCCGCGGCCCATCCGGACGCCGCCGCGGCCCTGGTCGAGCAGCGACTGCTGCGCGGCCGTCTCACCGAGGTCCCCGCCCTGCTCACCGGGCGCAGTGACCCCGAGGCCCTGACCCTGCACGGCTGGCTGAGCTTCATGCAGGGCGACTATGCCCAGGCCATCGAGCGCTTCGCGGCCGCGGAACTCGCACTGCGCAAGGTGACCCGCAAGCGCAACTTCTATACCCCGGGCATCCCCGGCGTGCTGTACCTGATGGCGCTCCTGCGGCGGGGTGGGCGGGCTGACTTGGAACTGGTCGGCAAGCAGGTGACGCTCTGTCTGCGGGCCAACGTCACCGATCCGGTTGCCTACGCCTATCGGCTGATCGGCGACCTGGCCGCGGTCCTGGCCGGGCAGATGCGGTTGCAGGAGAGCGTCTGGCTGCGCGATACCCTGAGCGTGCAGGGCGCCTTTCCGATCCTGTGTCAGGCCCTGGTGCTCGGCTGGCTCGGCAAGCCCCTGGCGCCGGAGGCGGAGCCGGCCCTGGTGGCTTGCGCCCAGGCGGCGGCCGGTGCCGGACTGCATTGGTACGCCCATGAGGCCGTGGCGGCACTGCGGACCGGCGGTTACAAGGGCGAACTGCCCGCGCTGGGTGAGCCGCCCGCCGGCCTGGTCCTGATGACCGGACTGCTGACGCCCAAGCCGGCCTGGGAGATCGCGCTGGAGGCCCTCAAGGGGCTCGGCGCCCAGCCGGCCGCGGGCGAGACCGACGCTGGGCCCGCGTCGGAATTCGACCAGCGCATGGCCTGGCTGCTCGATCTGCACCCCGACTGGGTGACGCTGGACCCCCGGGAGCAGAAGCGCATGAAGCGCGGCGGCTGGACCCCGGGCCGGGCCGTTTCGCTGATGAAGCTCACGGAGGAGACGGACGGCTTTGCCTACCTGACCCCGCAGGACCGGGCGATCCTTGCCTGTATCGTCAAGGAGCAGGAGCAGACCTGGTACGGCGGCGCGCAGCGGACCGTCTACCGACTCGACCAGGACCGCGCCCTGCTGGCCGCCGTCGGGCACCCGCTGGTGATCCGCGCGAGCGCCCCCGATACCCCGGTGGAGTTGACCCGCGGCGGCCCGACCCTGGCCGCGGTGCGGCGCAGCAAGGACATCCGGGTCAGCATCGAGCCCTTCCCGCCCGCGGACCGTATGGTCCTGCCGGTGGAGGAGGCGCCCCAGCGCATCCGGCTGGTGGCGTTCGACGCCCGGCACCGGCAGATCGCCCGTATCCTGGGACCCGACGGGCTGCTGGTCCCCAAGGGGGCCGAGGCGCGGCTCCTGGAGGGGCTGACCGCGGTGGCACCCCTCCTGACGGTCCACTCGGACATCGGCGGTGGCGCCGCCGGCAGCGCCGAGACGGTCCCCGCGGACCCGCGTCCGCACCTGCATCTCGCCCCCAGCGATGCCGGCCTGAGCCTGGAACTGCATGTTCACCCCTTCGGTGAGACCGGCCCCGAGCTGCGCCCCGGCCAGGGCGGCGCGACCCTGTTCACCGAGCGTGCCGGCCTCACCGTGCGCTGCACCCGCGACCTCAAGGCTGAGGTGGCCGCGGCGCAGGCCGTGCCGGCGCGCTGCCCGGAACTGGCCGGGGCCGATGGCTGGAGCTGGTATCTGGACGACCCGGAGCAGGCACTGACCGCCTTGGAGCAGATCCATGCGCTGGGCGACGCGGTGGTGTTGGACTGGCCCCAGGGCAAGCGCATCGCGCTCAGCGCCGAGGCCCACCTGGGCCAGATGCGCGTCGCGGTCAAGAAGCAGGGGGACTGGCTCGCCATCGGCGGCACCCTGACGCTCGCCGACGGCCGGGTGCTCGCCATGCGCGAACTGCTGGAACTGGCGGCGGCGGCCCGCGGGCGCTTCGTGCGGCTGGGCGAGGACGACTTCCTGATCCTGAGCAATGCCCTGCGGCGGCGCCTCGAGGGCCTGCGCGGCCTGACGGAGGCCGGGCGCTTCCATCCCCTGGCGGCCCCGGCCATCGCCGAGTTGGTCGAGGGCATGGAGGTCGAGAGCGCACCCGTCTGGAAGGCGCTCCTGGCGCGCCTGGCGGCCATGCGCGACCTGGAGCCGCAGTTGCCCTCGACCCTCCAGGCGGAACTGCGCGACTACCAGGCGGAGGGTTACCGCTGGCTCGCCCGGCTCGCCTACTGGGGCGCCGGGGCCTGTCTCGCCGACGACATGGGGCTCGGCAAGACGGTCCAGGCCCTGGCTCTGATCCTGGCGCGGGCGCCCCAGGGCCCGACCCTGGTGCTGGCGCCGATGTCGGTCTGCGCCAACTGGATCGTAGAGGCGCAGCGTTTCGCCCCGACGCTGCGACCCCAGCGCTTCGGCCCCGGGGACCGCGCCGCGGTGCTGAAGGAGGCCGGCCCCTTCGACCTGATCGTTTGCAGCTACGGGCTCCTGCAGAGCGAGGGCGAGCGCCTGGCCCAGGTGCAGTGGGAGACCATCGTCGCCGACGAGGCCCAGGCCTTCAAGAACACGCTCACCAAGCGCTCCCAGGCCATCATGCGGCTCACCGGCGGCTTTCGCATGATCGCCACCGGCACCCCGATCGAGAACCACTTAGGCGAGATCTGGAACCTGTTCCAGTTCATCAACCCCGGCCTGCTCGGCTCACTGGAGAGCTTCAACCGGCGCTTCGCCAACCCCATCGAGCTGAACAAGGACCAGGGCGCCCGGGCGCGGCTGCGCCAACTGCTGCGGCCCTTCATCCTGCGCCGCCTGAAAAGCGAGGTCCTGGCCGAACTGCCGCCGCGCACCGAGATCACCCTGCAGCTCGAACTGAGCGAGGGCGAGATGGCGTTGTATGAGGCCATGCGCCGCCAGGCGATCGAACGGCTGGAGCAGAGTCCGGAGGCCAACGCCGGCCAGCAGCGGATGCAACTGCTCGCCGAGATCATGCGGCTGCGCCGCGCCTGCTGCCACCCGCAACTCGCCCTGCCCAACAGCGAACTGCCCAGCGCCAAACTCGACGCCTTCGCCGAGATCGTCGAGGACCTGCTGGAGAACCGGCACAAGGCCCTGGTCTTCAGCCAGTTCGTCGACCACCTGCGCCTGATCCGCGCCCACCTGGACGCCCGCGGCATCCGGTATCAATACCTCGACGGCTCGACCCCCGAGACCCAGCGCCGCGCCGCCGTCGCCGCCTTCCAGGCCGGGGAGGGCGATCTCTTCCTGATCAGCCTGCGCGCCGGCGGGGTCGGGCTCAATCTGACCGCCGCCGACTACGTGATCCACATGGACCCCTGGTGGAACCCCGCGGTCGAGGACCAGGCGTCGGACCGCGCCCACCGCATCGGTCAGGAGCGCCCGGTCACCGTCTACCGACTGGTCGCCAAGGGCACGATCGAGGAGCAGATCCTCAAGCTCCATGCCGCCAAGCGGGACCTGGCCGACGGGTTGTTGGAAGGGGCCGGGGACGGGGGGCGGTTGAGTTATGCGGATATGTTGGCGTTGGTGCGGGGGGTGGAGGGCGATGCTTGA
- a CDS encoding transposase, whose product MNLYAFIDWLLVLPEALETAYLEDIEQLEEETKMRYVTSAERIGIRKGIELGRQESQRELLEHLLVARFGPLPGSLAVRVAGAESAQLSAWFERALTADSLDAVFAAA is encoded by the coding sequence GTGAACCTGTATGCCTTTATAGACTGGCTGCTGGTGCTGCCGGAGGCGTTGGAAACGGCGTATCTGGAGGACATCGAGCAGTTGGAGGAGGAGACCAAGATGCGGTACGTAACCAGTGCGGAGCGGATCGGGATTCGCAAGGGGATCGAATTGGGCCGACAAGAGAGTCAGCGAGAACTGTTGGAACACTTGCTGGTCGCGCGGTTCGGGCCCTTGCCGGGGTCCTTGGCGGTCCGGGTGGCGGGGGCGGAATCCGCGCAACTGTCGGCCTGGTTCGAGCGGGCGCTGACGGCTGACTCGCTGGATGCCGTATTCGCGGCTGCTTGA
- a CDS encoding MTH1187 family thiamine-binding protein, protein MNVIAQFTLIPIGTGTSLSGYVAACERVLAATGLTYEMHANGTNLEGEWEAVMDAIKRCHETLHGMGVPRISTNVTLGTRTDRPQRMAEKLSSVRAKLADQN, encoded by the coding sequence ATGAACGTCATCGCCCAATTCACCCTCATCCCCATCGGCACCGGCACCTCGCTGTCAGGCTATGTCGCAGCCTGCGAACGCGTCCTGGCAGCGACCGGACTGACCTATGAGATGCACGCCAATGGGACCAACCTGGAGGGCGAATGGGAGGCGGTCATGGACGCGATCAAGCGCTGTCATGAGACCCTGCACGGGATGGGGGTGCCGCGCATCTCGACCAATGTCACGCTCGGGACACGCACTGATCGGCCGCAGCGGATGGCTGAGAAGCTGTCCAGCGTGCGGGCGAAATTGGCAGACCAAAACTGA
- a CDS encoding SUMF1/EgtB/PvdO family nonheme iron enzyme gives MLPRLALAADAVVTVKTDPRDAEILIDGNRQANGSPAVLHVSPGQHKLEARKPGYKPARETVFVGDGAMVVKELQLARDIPVPVPIAEQDRPETYLNPKRDAFETEPEFAARRQALIKTFNTRSAARDPAFTAGTATLVKDGYDIQTGKFPVELKLKDWSRGLADVTEPQVRLERDAARTLYQGGPNYPVFFELAPDGKLKAARLDDVPGTRLTLAPTVKTAAVKVDMVRIRAGNFLMGCQEDLCDPWEKPVHRVQIAAFDLGKYEVTFADWDACTADGGCKKIPEDRGWGRGNRPVFNISQNDVQEYLIWLARKTGQPYRLPSEAEWEYAARAGTSTRFSTGKCISTEQANYDGTWSDPSNCGANTGVNLGHTQPVGSYPANPFGLYDMHGNVCEWVEDCWNETYNGAPGDGSAWLTNRSYLGCERQVLRGGAWSGPAWANGSSIRGSSEHLTWDSLCGFRVARTLAP, from the coding sequence ATGCTGCCCAGGCTGGCCCTCGCCGCCGATGCCGTCGTCACCGTCAAGACCGACCCGCGCGACGCCGAGATCTTGATCGACGGCAATCGCCAGGCCAACGGCTCCCCGGCGGTACTCCACGTCAGCCCCGGCCAGCACAAGCTCGAGGCCCGCAAACCCGGCTACAAACCGGCGCGCGAGACCGTCTTCGTCGGCGACGGGGCCATGGTCGTCAAGGAACTGCAACTCGCCCGCGACATCCCGGTCCCGGTGCCCATCGCCGAGCAGGACCGCCCCGAGACCTACCTCAACCCCAAGCGGGACGCATTCGAGACCGAGCCCGAATTCGCGGCTCGTCGGCAGGCGCTGATTAAGACCTTCAATACCCGGTCCGCGGCCCGCGATCCGGCCTTTACGGCCGGAACCGCGACCCTGGTGAAGGACGGCTACGACATTCAGACCGGTAAGTTTCCGGTGGAGTTGAAGCTGAAGGATTGGTCGCGAGGGCTGGCCGATGTCACCGAACCGCAGGTTCGGTTGGAGCGTGACGCGGCGCGCACGCTCTACCAGGGCGGACCCAATTATCCCGTGTTTTTCGAACTCGCCCCCGATGGGAAGCTCAAAGCCGCCCGGCTGGACGATGTACCGGGCACGCGTCTGACCTTGGCGCCGACGGTCAAGACCGCGGCAGTGAAGGTCGACATGGTTCGAATACGCGCCGGAAACTTCCTGATGGGATGCCAGGAGGATCTATGCGATCCGTGGGAGAAGCCCGTCCATCGCGTCCAGATTGCCGCCTTCGATTTGGGTAAATACGAGGTCACCTTCGCCGACTGGGATGCCTGTACGGCCGATGGCGGGTGTAAGAAGATACCGGAGGATCGCGGTTGGGGTCGCGGCAATCGCCCGGTGTTCAATATCTCCCAGAACGATGTCCAGGAGTATTTGATTTGGCTCGCTCGGAAGACCGGTCAGCCCTACCGCTTACCGAGTGAAGCTGAATGGGAGTATGCCGCGCGGGCCGGGACAAGCACTCGCTTCAGCACCGGCAAGTGCATTAGTACCGAACAAGCAAATTACGATGGCACCTGGTCGGATCCCAGCAATTGTGGGGCCAACACGGGCGTGAACTTAGGCCATACCCAACCGGTTGGCAGTTATCCCGCAAATCCGTTTGGACTCTATGATATGCACGGCAACGTGTGCGAATGGGTGGAGGACTGTTGGAACGAAACTTACAATGGTGCTCCGGGCGATGGGAGCGCCTGGCTGACGAACCGAAGCTATTTGGGATGTGAGCGACAGGTGCTTCGCGGTGGCGCGTGGAGCGGTCCAGCGTGGGCGAATGGCTCATCGATCCGTGGTTCGTCGGAACATCTAACCTGGGATAGCCTCTGTGGTTTTCGTGTCGCCAGGACGCTTGCTCCGTGA
- a CDS encoding ATP-binding protein, protein MYIRRHAENALQAILAGDKVGIILGARQVGKTTLVEHVLADQGPGQGAVFLNLDIEVDKARFRAAAALAPADGLRSLGNPAVLAIDEAQRLPEAARIIKGWHDARLPAKLLLLGSSSLNLLDQAAESLTGRNRKLVLPPLLFSETLATQVWAGGDAAPDHLCAHFAPQLRAFLMQRLAFGSYPEVVTSDRPAQLLRDLSSDYLWKDVLQTGLVKTPDLITRLLLLLAHQVGAEVSVSELATQLQMARATVDRYLELLEQTFVIFRLPSFSTNPRKEIAKSRKVFFWDTGIRNALLNAFSTDEFRPDIDALWESWFIAEVAKRNALLGSPGELFFWRTRAQSEVDLVVKQASGLRAFEVKWSARRVSGRAFRDAYGVAVEPVGPENPFVLDVIKE, encoded by the coding sequence ATGTATATCAGAAGGCACGCAGAGAACGCGCTTCAGGCCATCCTGGCCGGCGACAAGGTCGGCATCATCCTGGGTGCGCGCCAGGTCGGCAAGACGACCCTGGTGGAGCATGTGCTGGCCGACCAGGGGCCGGGTCAGGGCGCGGTCTTCCTCAACCTCGATATCGAGGTCGACAAGGCGCGGTTCCGCGCCGCCGCCGCCTTGGCGCCCGCCGACGGCCTGCGCTCCCTGGGCAATCCCGCGGTCCTGGCGATCGACGAGGCTCAACGCCTGCCGGAGGCGGCGCGGATCATCAAGGGCTGGCACGACGCGCGGCTGCCCGCGAAACTCCTCCTGCTCGGCTCCTCCTCGCTCAACCTGCTCGATCAGGCGGCGGAGAGCCTGACCGGGCGCAACCGCAAGCTGGTGCTGCCGCCGCTGTTGTTCTCGGAGACCCTGGCGACCCAGGTGTGGGCCGGTGGCGATGCTGCACCGGACCATCTGTGTGCGCATTTCGCGCCGCAATTGCGGGCCTTCCTGATGCAGCGGCTGGCCTTCGGCAGCTATCCCGAGGTCGTGACGAGCGACCGTCCGGCGCAACTGCTGCGCGACCTGAGTTCCGATTATCTGTGGAAGGACGTACTGCAGACCGGCCTGGTCAAGACGCCGGACCTGATCACGCGGCTGCTGCTGTTGTTGGCCCACCAGGTCGGCGCCGAGGTCTCAGTGAGCGAGTTGGCGACCCAACTGCAGATGGCCCGGGCGACCGTGGACCGCTATCTGGAACTGTTGGAGCAGACCTTTGTCATCTTCCGGCTGCCGTCCTTCAGCACCAATCCCCGTAAAGAGATCGCCAAGAGCCGGAAGGTGTTCTTCTGGGATACCGGTATCCGTAACGCCCTGCTCAATGCCTTTTCGACCGACGAATTTCGGCCCGATATCGACGCCTTGTGGGAGAGTTGGTTCATCGCCGAGGTCGCCAAGCGCAATGCCCTGCTCGGCTCACCGGGGGAGCTGTTCTTCTGGCGTACGCGGGCGCAGTCGGAGGTCGACCTTGTGGTGAAACAGGCCAGCGGCCTGCGCGCCTTCGAGGTCAAATGGTCCGCGCGAAGGGTCTCGGGTCGGGCTTTCCGCGATGCCTATGGCGTGGCGGTGGAGCCGGTCGGGCCGGAGAACCCCTTCGTGCTGGACGTCATCAAGGAATAG
- a CDS encoding NmrA/HSCARG family protein, with translation MSEHKIIAILGATGAQGGGLVRAILDDPHGGFTPRAITRDPDTPRAKALAAMGAEVVGADLDDSASMELALAGAHGAYFVTFFWEHFSPEREKAQVRALAQAAKGAGLNHVIWSTLEDTRRWVPLDDDRMPTLMGEYKVPHFDAKGESNACFTELGVPTTFLLTSFYWDNLIHFGMGPKPGPDGRLAFTLPMGDKKLPGIAAEDIGRCAYGIFQGGAQYIGKTLGICGEQLTGAQMAAELGQALGQEVVYDAVTPAQFRGFGFPGAEDLGNMFQFKADFETDFCAARDPVLSRALNPRLQDFRTWLARNKDRIPAA, from the coding sequence ATGTCTGAACACAAGATCATCGCAATCCTGGGTGCCACCGGCGCCCAAGGCGGCGGCCTGGTCCGGGCCATCCTCGACGATCCGCACGGCGGCTTCACCCCCCGCGCCATCACCCGCGACCCGGACACCCCGCGGGCCAAGGCCCTCGCCGCCATGGGGGCGGAGGTGGTCGGCGCCGACCTGGACGACTCCGCAAGCATGGAACTGGCGCTCGCGGGCGCCCACGGCGCCTATTTCGTCACCTTTTTCTGGGAGCACTTTTCCCCGGAGCGGGAAAAGGCCCAGGTACGCGCCCTGGCCCAGGCCGCCAAGGGCGCCGGACTCAACCACGTCATCTGGTCCACCCTGGAAGACACCCGCCGCTGGGTTCCGCTTGACGATGACCGGATGCCGACCTTGATGGGCGAATACAAGGTCCCCCACTTCGATGCCAAGGGCGAATCCAACGCCTGTTTCACGGAGCTTGGCGTCCCGACCACCTTCCTCCTCACCTCCTTCTATTGGGACAACCTGATCCACTTCGGCATGGGCCCCAAGCCGGGCCCCGACGGCCGCCTCGCCTTCACCCTACCCATGGGCGACAAAAAACTCCCCGGCATTGCCGCCGAGGACATCGGCCGCTGCGCCTACGGCATCTTCCAGGGCGGCGCCCAGTACATCGGCAAGACGCTCGGCATCTGCGGCGAGCAGCTCACCGGCGCCCAGATGGCCGCGGAATTGGGTCAGGCCCTGGGCCAGGAGGTAGTCTATGACGCCGTCACCCCGGCCCAATTCCGCGGCTTCGGCTTCCCGGGCGCCGAGGATCTCGGCAACATGTTCCAGTTCAAGGCCGATTTCGAGACCGACTTCTGCGCCGCCCGCGACCCGGTCCTGTCCCGCGCCCTGAACCCGCGGCTGCAGGACTTTCGCACCTGGCTTGCGCGCAACAAGGATCGGATTCCAGCCGCCTAG
- a CDS encoding PAS domain-containing protein, with protein MDFLFENEVGEIPYVISQILDTCVNGITLSDPNQPDNPLVYANAAFELITGYDRQEMLGKNCRFLHGDDVNQPELERIRVGVRDHQSVTVTLRNYRKDGSMFYNRFTIRPLFDRQGRLLYYLGIQYDVTESVRAREELASLNAQLEAMGETP; from the coding sequence ATGGACTTCCTGTTCGAGAACGAGGTCGGCGAGATTCCCTATGTCATCTCCCAGATCCTCGATACCTGTGTCAACGGTATCACCCTGTCGGACCCCAACCAGCCGGACAACCCGCTGGTCTACGCCAATGCGGCCTTCGAGTTGATCACCGGCTATGACCGGCAGGAGATGCTGGGGAAGAACTGCCGCTTCCTGCATGGCGACGACGTGAATCAGCCGGAGCTCGAGCGCATCCGAGTCGGGGTGCGCGACCACCAGTCGGTGACCGTCACCCTGCGCAATTACCGCAAGGATGGGAGCATGTTCTACAACCGCTTCACCATCCGTCCGCTCTTTGACCGCCAGGGGCGCCTGCTCTACTACCTCGGCATTCAATATGACGTGACCGAGTCGGTGCGCGCCCGGGAGGAATTGGCGAGCCTGAATGCCCAGTTGGAAGCGATGGGGGAGACGCCCTGA